One genomic window of Polyodon spathula isolate WHYD16114869_AA chromosome 8, ASM1765450v1, whole genome shotgun sequence includes the following:
- the LOC121319421 gene encoding rho GTPase-activating protein 40-like isoform X1 encodes MGGNEGFAGRLPSSWTFTATRIPRPQIQPNRLSQHCKNALCLPALSDTSSSEMSQAPCMKPPDRISTDCLRSQDSLDRLSIDDFWQEVQNIQQSGSDSEQEGSVGDTKQPEEGEQEKEWLQDAGLSTLISEDSEDVDNVGLLSTLTRTQAAAVQRRLDTYSCSVRKKNKQPVRDVRDIFRADNSKNTLMESKDSGRGSHTRCPLDSCGREFFITDVAYSDQAAILQKQTKLQSRNSRRRKDDGILPKLIPGQCRLGVTRIRDLSAQDMKKVGQLALIDMTALCDILEVELKRHKLGKRKIHESCLFGVPLATLVENDQKIKPNTTVPLILQAMFSCLEKKGLDSEGILRVPGSQSRIKNLQQKLETNFYPGLFSWEDVNPNDVAALLKKFIRELPAPLLTPEHLHTFNTVQYIKDLQQRLHVLNLLVLLLPEPNRSTLKALLEYLEKVVSRENKNRMSLWNVSTIMAPNLFMHKGVPPSKPAEGDEKEQAERTADVMRLLIQYQDLLWTIPNFLMIQVRKLNENSSRRYQFYDRRIKNLLRKIQSEKTEKNPPEPYRTVKIQAAPLLSDSMEIRLDTDSRAVDVLAEFHMNLRSMGNSVVKRNGSTAYPDYAIYEVGGNIGEHCLDPNTYLLDLYNNNPSGEWIIKLRPASDKLF; translated from the exons TGACACGAGCTCCTCCGAGATGAGCCAGGCTCCCTGTATGAAGCCCCCGGACCGGATATCCACAGACTGCTTGCGCTCCCAGGACTCCCTGGACCGCCTGTCCATCGACGACTTCTGGCAGGAGGTGCAGAATATCCAGCAGAGTGGCAGCGACTCAGAGCAGGAGGGCAGTGTGGGCGACACCAAGCAACCCGAGG AGGGAGAGCAGGAGAAAGAGTGGCTCCAGGATGCTGGCCTATCCACGCTGATCAGCGAAGACTCGGAGGACGTGGACAACGTGGGCCTGCTGTCCACTCTCACCCGGACTCAAGCTGCCGCCGTCCAGCGCCGCCTGGACACCTACTCTTGCTCTGTCCGCAAGAAGAACAAGCAGCCTGTCCGAGACGTCAGGGACATATTCAGAGCCGACAATTCCAAG aatactCTAATGGAATCCAAAGATTCAGGGCGGGGCAGTCATACCAGATGTCCGCTAGACA gCTGCGGGAGAGAGTTCTTCATCACTGATGTTGCTTACTCTGATCAGGCTGCCATCCTGCAGAAACAGACGAAACTGCAGAGCAGGAACTCCAGGAGAAGGAAGGATGATGGCATTTTACCG AAGCTGATCCCTGGGCAGTGCAGGCTGGGGGTGACAAGGATCAGGGACCTATCTGCCCAGGACATGAAGAAGGTGGGACAGCTCGCCCTCATCGACATGACCGCGCTCTGTGACATCCTGGAGGTGGAGCTCAAGAGACACAAGCTCGGCAAGAGGAAAATCCATG AGAGCTGTCTGTTCGGAGTCCCCTTGGCCACTCTAGTGGAGAATGACCAGAAGATCAAGCCCAACACCACCGTCCCTCTTATCTTGCAGGCG atgttCTCCTGCCTGGAAAAGAAAGGCCTGGATTCAGAGGGGATTCTCCGTGTCCCCGGGTCCCAGTCCAGAATCAAG AACCTGCAACAAAAGCTGGAGACCAACTTCTATCCCGGGCTGTTTAGCTGGGAGGACGTGAATCCCAACGACGTGGCAGCGTTACTGAAGAAGTTCATTCGTGAGCTACCGGCCCCCCTGCTCACCCCTGAGCACCTCCACACCTTCAACACAGTGCAGT aTATTAAAGACTTGCAGCAGAGGCTTCATGTCCTGAACCTGCTTGTGCTTCTTCTGCCTGAGCCAAACAGAAGCACCCTAAAG GCTCTGCTGGAGTACCTGGAAAAAGTGGTGTCCCGAGAGAACAAGAACCGCATGAGCCTATGGAACGTCTCCACGATCATGGCACCCAACCTCTTCATGCACAAGGGCGTGCCCCCCAGCAAGCCTGCCGAGGGGGACGAGAAGGAGCAGGCAGAGCGGACGGCAGACGTCATGAGGCTCCTCATCCAATACCAGGACCTGCTCTGGACG ATCCCTAATTTCCTGATGATCCAGGTGAGGAAGCTGAATGAAAACAGCAGCCGCAGGTACCAGTTCTACGACAGGAGGATAAAGAACCTCCTGAGGAAGATACAAAGCGAAAAGACAGAGAAGAACCCACCAGAG CCATACAGGACAGTTAAAATCCAGGCGGCTCCTTTACTAAGCGACTCTATGGAGATTCGGTTGGACACTGACTCCAGGGCGGTGGACGTGCTGGCTGAGTTTCACATGAACCTGCGCAGCATGGGGAACAGCGTCGTCAAGCG TAATGGCTCTACAGCGTACCCCGACTACGCCATTTATGAAGTTGGTGGTAATATTG GTGAGCACTGCTTGGATCCCAACACTTACCTTTTAGACTtgtacaacaacaaccccagtgGCGAATGGATTATTAAGCTACGGCCAGCCTCCGACAAACTGTTCTGA
- the LOC121319421 gene encoding rho GTPase-activating protein 40-like isoform X2 — MGGNEGFAGRLPSSWTFTATRIPRPQIQPNRLSQHCKNALCLPALSDTSSSEMSQAPCMKPPDRISTDCLRSQDSLDRLSIDDFWQEVQNIQQSGSDSEQEGSVGDTKQPEEGEQEKEWLQDAGLSTLISEDSEDVDNVGLLSTLTRTQAAAVQRRLDTYSCSVRKKNKQPVRDVRDIFRADNSKNTLMESKDSGRGSHTRCPLDSCGREFFITDVAYSDQAAILQKQTKLQSRNSRRRKDDGILPKLIPGQCRLGVTRIRDLSAQDMKKVGQLALIDMTALCDILEVELKRHKLGKRKIHESCLFGVPLATLVENDQKIKPNTTVPLILQAMFSCLEKKGLDSEGILRVPGSQSRIKNLQQKLETNFYPGLFSWEDVNPNDVAALLKKFIRELPAPLLTPEHLHTFNTVQYIKDLQQRLHVLNLLVLLLPEPNRSTLKALLEYLEKVVSRENKNRMSLWNVSTIMAPNLFMHKGVPPSKPAEGDEKEQAERTADVMRLLIQYQDLLWTVRKLNENSSRRYQFYDRRIKNLLRKIQSEKTEKNPPEPYRTVKIQAAPLLSDSMEIRLDTDSRAVDVLAEFHMNLRSMGNSVVKRNGSTAYPDYAIYEVGGNIGEHCLDPNTYLLDLYNNNPSGEWIIKLRPASDKLF; from the exons TGACACGAGCTCCTCCGAGATGAGCCAGGCTCCCTGTATGAAGCCCCCGGACCGGATATCCACAGACTGCTTGCGCTCCCAGGACTCCCTGGACCGCCTGTCCATCGACGACTTCTGGCAGGAGGTGCAGAATATCCAGCAGAGTGGCAGCGACTCAGAGCAGGAGGGCAGTGTGGGCGACACCAAGCAACCCGAGG AGGGAGAGCAGGAGAAAGAGTGGCTCCAGGATGCTGGCCTATCCACGCTGATCAGCGAAGACTCGGAGGACGTGGACAACGTGGGCCTGCTGTCCACTCTCACCCGGACTCAAGCTGCCGCCGTCCAGCGCCGCCTGGACACCTACTCTTGCTCTGTCCGCAAGAAGAACAAGCAGCCTGTCCGAGACGTCAGGGACATATTCAGAGCCGACAATTCCAAG aatactCTAATGGAATCCAAAGATTCAGGGCGGGGCAGTCATACCAGATGTCCGCTAGACA gCTGCGGGAGAGAGTTCTTCATCACTGATGTTGCTTACTCTGATCAGGCTGCCATCCTGCAGAAACAGACGAAACTGCAGAGCAGGAACTCCAGGAGAAGGAAGGATGATGGCATTTTACCG AAGCTGATCCCTGGGCAGTGCAGGCTGGGGGTGACAAGGATCAGGGACCTATCTGCCCAGGACATGAAGAAGGTGGGACAGCTCGCCCTCATCGACATGACCGCGCTCTGTGACATCCTGGAGGTGGAGCTCAAGAGACACAAGCTCGGCAAGAGGAAAATCCATG AGAGCTGTCTGTTCGGAGTCCCCTTGGCCACTCTAGTGGAGAATGACCAGAAGATCAAGCCCAACACCACCGTCCCTCTTATCTTGCAGGCG atgttCTCCTGCCTGGAAAAGAAAGGCCTGGATTCAGAGGGGATTCTCCGTGTCCCCGGGTCCCAGTCCAGAATCAAG AACCTGCAACAAAAGCTGGAGACCAACTTCTATCCCGGGCTGTTTAGCTGGGAGGACGTGAATCCCAACGACGTGGCAGCGTTACTGAAGAAGTTCATTCGTGAGCTACCGGCCCCCCTGCTCACCCCTGAGCACCTCCACACCTTCAACACAGTGCAGT aTATTAAAGACTTGCAGCAGAGGCTTCATGTCCTGAACCTGCTTGTGCTTCTTCTGCCTGAGCCAAACAGAAGCACCCTAAAG GCTCTGCTGGAGTACCTGGAAAAAGTGGTGTCCCGAGAGAACAAGAACCGCATGAGCCTATGGAACGTCTCCACGATCATGGCACCCAACCTCTTCATGCACAAGGGCGTGCCCCCCAGCAAGCCTGCCGAGGGGGACGAGAAGGAGCAGGCAGAGCGGACGGCAGACGTCATGAGGCTCCTCATCCAATACCAGGACCTGCTCTGGACG GTGAGGAAGCTGAATGAAAACAGCAGCCGCAGGTACCAGTTCTACGACAGGAGGATAAAGAACCTCCTGAGGAAGATACAAAGCGAAAAGACAGAGAAGAACCCACCAGAG CCATACAGGACAGTTAAAATCCAGGCGGCTCCTTTACTAAGCGACTCTATGGAGATTCGGTTGGACACTGACTCCAGGGCGGTGGACGTGCTGGCTGAGTTTCACATGAACCTGCGCAGCATGGGGAACAGCGTCGTCAAGCG TAATGGCTCTACAGCGTACCCCGACTACGCCATTTATGAAGTTGGTGGTAATATTG GTGAGCACTGCTTGGATCCCAACACTTACCTTTTAGACTtgtacaacaacaaccccagtgGCGAATGGATTATTAAGCTACGGCCAGCCTCCGACAAACTGTTCTGA
- the LOC121319421 gene encoding rho GTPase-activating protein 40-like isoform X3, whose translation MSQAPCMKPPDRISTDCLRSQDSLDRLSIDDFWQEVQNIQQSGSDSEQEGSVGDTKQPEEGEQEKEWLQDAGLSTLISEDSEDVDNVGLLSTLTRTQAAAVQRRLDTYSCSVRKKNKQPVRDVRDIFRADNSKNTLMESKDSGRGSHTRCPLDSCGREFFITDVAYSDQAAILQKQTKLQSRNSRRRKDDGILPKLIPGQCRLGVTRIRDLSAQDMKKVGQLALIDMTALCDILEVELKRHKLGKRKIHESCLFGVPLATLVENDQKIKPNTTVPLILQAMFSCLEKKGLDSEGILRVPGSQSRIKNLQQKLETNFYPGLFSWEDVNPNDVAALLKKFIRELPAPLLTPEHLHTFNTVQYIKDLQQRLHVLNLLVLLLPEPNRSTLKALLEYLEKVVSRENKNRMSLWNVSTIMAPNLFMHKGVPPSKPAEGDEKEQAERTADVMRLLIQYQDLLWTIPNFLMIQVRKLNENSSRRYQFYDRRIKNLLRKIQSEKTEKNPPEPYRTVKIQAAPLLSDSMEIRLDTDSRAVDVLAEFHMNLRSMGNSVVKRNGSTAYPDYAIYEVGGNIGEHCLDPNTYLLDLYNNNPSGEWIIKLRPASDKLF comes from the exons ATGAGCCAGGCTCCCTGTATGAAGCCCCCGGACCGGATATCCACAGACTGCTTGCGCTCCCAGGACTCCCTGGACCGCCTGTCCATCGACGACTTCTGGCAGGAGGTGCAGAATATCCAGCAGAGTGGCAGCGACTCAGAGCAGGAGGGCAGTGTGGGCGACACCAAGCAACCCGAGG AGGGAGAGCAGGAGAAAGAGTGGCTCCAGGATGCTGGCCTATCCACGCTGATCAGCGAAGACTCGGAGGACGTGGACAACGTGGGCCTGCTGTCCACTCTCACCCGGACTCAAGCTGCCGCCGTCCAGCGCCGCCTGGACACCTACTCTTGCTCTGTCCGCAAGAAGAACAAGCAGCCTGTCCGAGACGTCAGGGACATATTCAGAGCCGACAATTCCAAG aatactCTAATGGAATCCAAAGATTCAGGGCGGGGCAGTCATACCAGATGTCCGCTAGACA gCTGCGGGAGAGAGTTCTTCATCACTGATGTTGCTTACTCTGATCAGGCTGCCATCCTGCAGAAACAGACGAAACTGCAGAGCAGGAACTCCAGGAGAAGGAAGGATGATGGCATTTTACCG AAGCTGATCCCTGGGCAGTGCAGGCTGGGGGTGACAAGGATCAGGGACCTATCTGCCCAGGACATGAAGAAGGTGGGACAGCTCGCCCTCATCGACATGACCGCGCTCTGTGACATCCTGGAGGTGGAGCTCAAGAGACACAAGCTCGGCAAGAGGAAAATCCATG AGAGCTGTCTGTTCGGAGTCCCCTTGGCCACTCTAGTGGAGAATGACCAGAAGATCAAGCCCAACACCACCGTCCCTCTTATCTTGCAGGCG atgttCTCCTGCCTGGAAAAGAAAGGCCTGGATTCAGAGGGGATTCTCCGTGTCCCCGGGTCCCAGTCCAGAATCAAG AACCTGCAACAAAAGCTGGAGACCAACTTCTATCCCGGGCTGTTTAGCTGGGAGGACGTGAATCCCAACGACGTGGCAGCGTTACTGAAGAAGTTCATTCGTGAGCTACCGGCCCCCCTGCTCACCCCTGAGCACCTCCACACCTTCAACACAGTGCAGT aTATTAAAGACTTGCAGCAGAGGCTTCATGTCCTGAACCTGCTTGTGCTTCTTCTGCCTGAGCCAAACAGAAGCACCCTAAAG GCTCTGCTGGAGTACCTGGAAAAAGTGGTGTCCCGAGAGAACAAGAACCGCATGAGCCTATGGAACGTCTCCACGATCATGGCACCCAACCTCTTCATGCACAAGGGCGTGCCCCCCAGCAAGCCTGCCGAGGGGGACGAGAAGGAGCAGGCAGAGCGGACGGCAGACGTCATGAGGCTCCTCATCCAATACCAGGACCTGCTCTGGACG ATCCCTAATTTCCTGATGATCCAGGTGAGGAAGCTGAATGAAAACAGCAGCCGCAGGTACCAGTTCTACGACAGGAGGATAAAGAACCTCCTGAGGAAGATACAAAGCGAAAAGACAGAGAAGAACCCACCAGAG CCATACAGGACAGTTAAAATCCAGGCGGCTCCTTTACTAAGCGACTCTATGGAGATTCGGTTGGACACTGACTCCAGGGCGGTGGACGTGCTGGCTGAGTTTCACATGAACCTGCGCAGCATGGGGAACAGCGTCGTCAAGCG TAATGGCTCTACAGCGTACCCCGACTACGCCATTTATGAAGTTGGTGGTAATATTG GTGAGCACTGCTTGGATCCCAACACTTACCTTTTAGACTtgtacaacaacaaccccagtgGCGAATGGATTATTAAGCTACGGCCAGCCTCCGACAAACTGTTCTGA